The DNA sequence CGCGAAGAAGCACGACATCGCTTGCGACGCGGCGCAGTCCGGCTACCTGCACGTCACCCGGCGCAGCAGCGTCTTCGACAAGCTGAAAGCGAAGTCTGTCTACTGGAAGCAGGAGCAGGGGCAGCAGGTGGAGTGGCTCGAAGGCGCCGACGTGGAAGCGCTGACGGGCTCCGGATATTTCCCCTTCGGCGTCCTGTACAAGTCCGGCGGGCGGGTGAATCCTTACCTGTTCACGAACGGCATGATCACTGCTGCGACAGCGCGCGCGGAGCGCGGGTTTTTGGCGAGAGCGAGGCGCTTTCCCTGGTCAGTTCTGGTAGGCGCTGGCGGGTGGCTTCGGCGCAGGGCGCCGTGGTTGCCGATCGAGTGGTGTTCTGCACCAACGCCTATCCGAGCGCGATCGTTGCGCAGTTCACCAACAATTTCTACCCACTCACGGCCTACGCAGTATCCACGAAGCCGCTGCCGAGAGAGGCGCTGGATATCGTCATGCCGAGCCGGGCAACGCTGTCCGAGGAGCCCGTGGACCTGAATCCCTTCGTCGTTGATATGCACGGACGGATCATCACCTCGAGTATTCCCAGCGCTTCCCGGCCGGACGATGGCTTGTGGCATTTCGGCAATCATCTGGCCTGGATACACCGGACGTGGCCCGAGACCCGGGCAATGGACATCCAGATGGATGATTACTGGACCGGGCGGGTAGCGCTGCGCGACGTGGAGTTCCCCGGCATGTTCGAACTGCAGCCCGGGGTGTTCGGCCTGATGCATTTCAACGCCTGGGGCAACCTGATGGCCCCGTTGCTGGGTATGGCACTGGCGAACGCCATGGCCCGCGACCGGATGGATCAGTTGCCGTTCCCCGTGGAGACACCCGTACCTGTTGCCAATCCGGGCAAGCAGGAACTGATGATTCGCAAGCTTCTGATTCCTGCCGCCAGACTGGGACAGCGCTTTGGACTCATCTGACCCAATGGCCGACCCACAGGTACACTTCCCGCTTGCCTGCGGTTACGTTCCGGTCGCGGCGGTGGTCAGCGCCAGGCTCCACGAGGCTTCAGTGTGCTGAAGTCGAGAGGCCAAGGCGGTGCGACGTAGCTGAGGCCAGCGGGGGCAACTGGCGCAGGCGAGCGTTGCAGCATGAATTTCACTGACCGAGGAGTAGCGATCTTATGAGTATCGAGCGTATACACCCCGATGCTTTGTTCCAATTCGACGGCATGGCCCAGGTCGTGGCGGCTGTGGGCCACAAGACACTGTATATCTCCGGTCAGACGGCCATGGACAAGCACATGAATCTCGTCGGCGGCAACGATTACTACGCCCAGGCCAGCGCGGCGTTCGCCAATCTGAAGATCGCGCTGGCCGCGGGCGGGGCCAGCTACCAGAACCTGGTCAGTACCACGATCCACATCAGGGATATCGGTCCCGTGGCCTTCGAAGGCATTCAAAAAGCCATGCACGAAGCGTTCGATGGAAAGCCCATTCCCGAGCATGCGATGACCATGATCGGGGCCACGCTTGGTTCGCCGGAATCATTGCTTGAAGTCGTTGCGGTAGCCGTCATTTGAAGAAGTCCGACAAGTACCACAGTGATTCGGGAGGACGAGCCTTGGACAGACGCAAGTTCATTGCCGGTGGGGTGGGGCTCATGACGGGAGCTGCCGTCCTGGGTGGCATCTGCGTTTCCGCCCATGCGCAGGAGATTGCGAGCGCAGGCACGGCGAGTATCGAGCGCATTCACCCTGATGGCTTGTTCAAATACGATGGCATGGCCCAGGTCGTGGCTGTCACGGGCGGCACGACCTTGCATATCTCCGGTCAGACGGCCATGGACAAGCACATGAATCTTGTCGGCGGCAACGATTACTACGCCCAGGCCAGCGCGGCGTTCGCCAATCTGAAGATCGCGCTGGCCGCGGGCGGGGCCAGCTACCAGAGCCTGGTCAGTACCACGATCCACATCAGGGACATCGGTCCCGTGGCCTTCGAAGGCATTCAAAAAGCCATGCACGAAGCGTTCGATGGAAAGCCCATTCCCGAGCATGCGATGACCATGATCGGAACCACGCTGAGTGCCCCGGAGATTCTGCTGGAGGTATCTGCGGTGGCGGTTATCTGAGACAACAGGGCGCGTGCTTTGCGGCGGCTTCAGTCCTCGATATGGAAGCCGCGATTGATGCGTGCGAGATCCTCCTGGCCCAGCCTCGCGGCATGCACGCGGCTGGGGATCGGGGTGCCGAGGGCGCGCTGCAGCGTGATCATCGTCTCGGCGGTCTTCACGGCGGTGCCGAGCGGGTTCACCACGGGCACCCGCTCGCCGCGGTGCTCCAGCACATGCCAGCCCCGGCTGCCGCAGACCTGTCCGAGCCCGCCACACGCGATCACGACTACATCGGCGCCATCGTCCACCAGTTCATGTGCCTGTGCCTCGAGGCGCGTGATCATCGCCTCCGGCCTGTCGAGGGCTTCGGCGAAGGACTCGGTGAAGCGCTTGCGCTCGGCGCGCACGCCCTGCGGAATCATGCGCGAGACGAGCCCCATGGCCTCGATCTGCCGCTGCACGAAGGCGACCTGGCCGGGCATGTCCGGCACGAGCGCGCCGAGGTGCTCACCGAGCTGACAGGCGTGGTGAAAGGTCGCTTGCGAAAGCCCGAAAACCGGCGTGCGCACGCGGGCGCGTGCCTCCCTGACGCCGGGGTCGTCGAAGCAGTTGACGACGATCGCGTCGAAACCCTCGCGGTCAGCCGCAATCACGGCACGGATCACCTCGTGCACCACGAGGTGCTGGAACCACGGATTGCGGAAGTCTTCGAGGTACTGCGGCAGTGTCACGGTGCCGAGCGTCGGGGCGCGCAACGCAAGCTCCGTGCCCGGTGCGAGCACGCCCGCGCAGCAGGCCTCGATGCTCGCACGGCCCGCCGCGAGATACTCCTCCGGTACCGGGGTGATGTTGAGCACACATATCTTCATGGACGCCGGCGCCCTCTCAGGGGTTGATCGTGACCTTGATCGCGCCGCCCTTGCGGTCGGCAGCGATCGCGAAGGCCTCCTCGGCAGCGTCGAGTGGCAGACGGTGCGTTATCAGGCACTCGGCGATGCGCGGGTTCATGGCCATTGCCGCCGCCGCCACGTCGACGTCCCGGCTGAGGCCCTGGCGACAGTAGCTCGCCGAACTCACGATGCGCAGTTGCTTCATCGAGAACTCGAAGGCCGGCAACGTCAGTCCTGCCCAGTAAGTCGCAAGCAGCAGCACGGTGGCGCCGGGGCGGCACAGGCGCACGGCCTCGGCGAGTGATTCCGAGGTGCCGGCGCAGTCGATCACCAGATCGTATTCGCCTGTCGGCTGCAACGTGGCGCCCAGGCGCTCGCCGGCCGCTTTCTGCCGGTCGTGGCGCGCCAGCAGGCACACCTCCCGGGTCGCGAGCCGTGCGATCGCGACCGCGCAGAGCCCGATCGTGCCGCCGCCGACGACGGCAACCCGGTCACGATGGGCTGGCCGCACCATCGCGATGCCGTGCACCGCGACCGCCAGCGGTTCGACCAGGCAGGCGTCGTGCACCGCGAGGTTGGAAGGAAGCGGCACCAGGCAGCGCTCGGGCACGATCATCTCCTCGGCCATGCCGCCGTCCTGGCCAACGCCGAGCACCGTCTGGGAGCCGAGCGTGCAGAGGTTGTACTCGCCGCGCTGGCAGCAGGCGCAGTGGCCGCAGGCTGCGATCGGTTCGACGGCAACCGCCGTGCCGTTGTCCGTGACGCCGGAAATCTCGTGTCCGAGCGTGAAGGGCAGCGGGAAGCCCATCGCAATCATGTGCAGGTCCGAGCCGCAGATACCGGCCGCGGCGATGCGCACCCGCACACCCTCGCCGGCGGGCGCGGGCACGTGCGCCAGGCATGCCTTGTGGTCCTTGCAGCGAACGGCTTTCATCTTCTTTCTCCGCTATCGTCAGGGCCGGCCGATCATCGCCCAATCCACGTTGAATGTCACCGTGAAACTCCGTAGCATCCGGGCCGGCCGCAAGGCGGGCACGTGCCGCGATTGCACGGGCATGATCACAACGAACCCCACGAAGAGACACTGCGCCATGTTCGAGCTGCTGTTTGGCCCCATCGCGCAATGGGGTTTTCTCGTGAGGGACATCGATGCCGCGATGAATGGAAGGATTGGTTGTCGAACTGCTGCAATCCGATCCGGACTACATCGCCGGCTACCAGGCCTGCGCCACCGAGGCGGCGAGCCGGGACGGCGCGAATCCCTGTCGGCTGGTGGATTTCGGCTGATGCGCGCGTCAGGGTGCTGGGCTCTGCTGCTCGCCTGGAGCGCTGCGAGCCTTGCCGTGGCGCAGGAGCCGGTCACGCTGGGCATCGCGGTAACCCGTCTCGAGGCGGGGCTCACCGCCGATCCCGTTGCGGCTGCTGCGGGCCCCGAGGCCACGGCGCGCTACGCTGCCGGCATCGTCGGCGCGGCGCTCGGGATCTGGGAACAGTCCCGGCACCTGGACAAGCCCTATTTTGCGCGCAGCCAGGGAATCGACGGCCGCGCCGGACTCGCGAATCCCGACAACATCTATGAGACGGCGCTGATCGTGGACGGTGGCGCTTACCGCATCCATGGGCGGCGCGGCACGCACGCGATGCTTACGTTCCAGCTGCTCGACGCCTATCCGATAGTCGCGCTGGGCCACAACCTGCTGGCGATCGATCTCGATGCCGAGGGGGTGCGGCCGGGCGCGGCGTTCGAATGGTGGCTCGGCGGCCCGGCACGCGAGGGACGTTGGCGCGCGCTCCCGCGCGGCGTGAGGGCGCTGTTGGTGCGCCAGAGCTTCGAGGACTGGTCGCGCGAAACGCCGACCACCGTGGCGATCGAGCGTCTTGATGCGGGCGCAGCGTCGGTCGATGCCTCGCTGCCGGGAGCCTCCGCGGCAGACCACGTGGCGGCGGCTGATCGCGTCTGGAATGGCAACTACCTGCCGATGATCAGAAGACTGCCGGTGAACGTGCTGCCGCCGCCGCGTGCGAGCGACACCAGCGCCGGCGGCCTTGCCGGGCAGCAGTCGGTGATGGCGCGCTACCGACTTGCGCCGGACGAAGTGCTGCTGATCACGGTGAAGGCAAGTCGTGCGCGGTATCAGGGTATCCAGCTCGGCGATCCGTGGTTCGTCACGCCGAACTGGATCGATCACCAGTCCAGCCTCACACGGGCGCAGGCCGCGGTGGACGCGGACGGCCGGATCCGCTTCGTGATCAGTTCCGGCGACCCAGGCGTGGCCAACTGGCTCGATCCGGCCGGTTTCTCCGAAGGGTATGTCTTCATGCGCTGGCAAGGACTGCCGGCGCCGCTGACGGCAGACGAGGAGCCGTCGGCGCAACTGCTCAAACTGGCCGACTTGCCGCTCTCGTTGCCGCCGGAGAGCCGTCGCGTCGATATCGCGGGGCGCGCGGTACAACTCGCTGCGCGCCAGTACGCCCCGACGCGTCGCTGAGTGGCCGCCCGGGCCTTCGGCGCCCCTGGTTTGCGTGGCAGGCCTCGGCACTGCTGGTTTCTGCTTTGGCGGAGGGATGGCTTATAGCTTAACGCCCGCCCGTTCGCTCACAATAGCTCCCTGTCGAACTCCAATCGTCGAATCACGGGAGAGTTTCATGATGAGC is a window from the Gammaproteobacteria bacterium genome containing:
- a CDS encoding RidA family protein; protein product: MSIERIHPDALFQFDGMAQVVAAVGHKTLYISGQTAMDKHMNLVGGNDYYAQASAAFANLKIALAAGGASYQNLVSTTIHIRDIGPVAFEGIQKAMHEAFDGKPIPEHAMTMIGATLGSPESLLEVVAVAVI
- a CDS encoding RidA family protein, which translates into the protein MDRRKFIAGGVGLMTGAAVLGGICVSAHAQEIASAGTASIERIHPDGLFKYDGMAQVVAVTGGTTLHISGQTAMDKHMNLVGGNDYYAQASAAFANLKIALAAGGASYQSLVSTTIHIRDIGPVAFEGIQKAMHEAFDGKPIPEHAMTMIGTTLSAPEILLEVSAVAVI
- a CDS encoding alcohol dehydrogenase catalytic domain-containing protein, which gives rise to MKAVRCKDHKACLAHVPAPAGEGVRVRIAAAGICGSDLHMIAMGFPLPFTLGHEISGVTDNGTAVAVEPIAACGHCACCQRGEYNLCTLGSQTVLGVGQDGGMAEEMIVPERCLVPLPSNLAVHDACLVEPLAVAVHGIAMVRPAHRDRVAVVGGGTIGLCAVAIARLATREVCLLARHDRQKAAGERLGATLQPTGEYDLVIDCAGTSESLAEAVRLCRPGATVLLLATYWAGLTLPAFEFSMKQLRIVSSASYCRQGLSRDVDVAAAAMAMNPRIAECLITHRLPLDAAEEAFAIAADRKGGAIKVTINP